Genomic window (Vibrio coralliirubri):
GCATTGGCCGTTACAATGTAGAATATTCTCGGTTAAATGAAAGTATTGTGAAAGTCTCCGAATTACAAAACATTATAGATCACTTACCCAAAGATTCCGATCCAGATATTGTTATGGGTGAGGCGTGGTTGCCCGAGCGTTTGGTGGATACCAACCTAAACGGTGACATGCTATTTCTTGAATTCGATAATGCCCCTGAAGACAACCAAGGGGATGAAGAAGGCCGTGGTTTTGTTGAACACGAGATTGCTATGATTCGTGAAAAGCTCGAACTGTTATTAGACGAGCCTTCCGATACCAAGACTAAAGCCGATGCCCTATTGGCAATATTTCTAATGGGTCATGAACTTTCTAGCTCGGAAGTTATCGAAATACTTGAATCAACAGAATCTGACTCAGTAGAACTTGAAGCATCACAGCTTCAAACCACAAAGCCAGACACGAATAAGCTCGAAACAAAAGAACACCACGACGACTAACCACTAACGATTTTAGGTACCGTATTGAAACCCTCTACGACATCATCTCTTCCCCTGTTACTCGCCGGACCCATTTTAAGAAAAACCACCGCGACTGAAGTGGTACTTTGGTTAGTCACCAGCTCGCCTCTTAAAGGCAGAGCTGAACTTCACATTCAAGAAACGGGCTTTTCGAACGAAAAAGAGCATTCTGAAGCAGAACAAGACCAGCCGTTTTATACCTCATCGCTTGAAGAGCATGATTCAATTCAAATCGGTACACATGCGTGGGTAACACTAATTCGCTTACAAGGTGAGTTTCCGACTAATACGCTGCTTGAATATGACATTCACACAGAGTCAGGTTCACTAAAAGAGCTCGCCCCTCACCTTGTTTACAACGGTAAATCTCGCGTTCAGTTTAAGATATCGACCTCGGCTGATTACATTCTGCATGGCTCTTGCCGTAATCCGCATCATCCAAGCAAGGACAGCCTAGTCGCAGCCGACAACAAGATGGCCGAGCAAACCGTCGCTGAAAGACCCGACATGCTGATGATGAGCGGCGATCAGATCTACGCCGACCATGTGGCAGGCCCAACGCTTGATGCTATTCAACAAGTGATTCAACGGCTTGGCCTTGTAGGCGAGAGCTTACCGACCGACTCGCAAATTAAACAAATCAACAGCAGTGACGCTCTGTATAACAGTGAATATCACTTATATCAGCGTCATCACTATTTACCGCACCACACCGCTTCAGAATCCATGCTCGATAAGTTCTTCCCGAACCGTGGCGTGCCGATTTTTAGCTCTACCGATTGTGAAAACCACTTGGTCACGCTGTCTGAGTTTATCGCGATGTACTTATTGGTTTGGTCTCCGACACTCTGGCAATGCGTCAATCGAGAGCGTTTAATTGAGAATAACTTCACTCAAGGTGGACGCCAATTAACACCGACTGAGCAGCAACAGTGGCGTGATGAAAGCGTCATCATGGATGATTTCATTGCTGGCTTACCGCAAGTACAACGTCTATTCGCGCATATTCCAACGTACATGATCTTCGACGATCACGATGTGACTGATGATTGGAACCTTACCGTGGGTTGGGAACATGCCGTCGACCAAAATCAGTTCGCAACTCAAGTCATTGGTAACGGCCTTGCGGCTTATTGGATGTGTCAAGGTTGGGGTAACAAACCGGAGAGCTTCGACGAAACGTTTATCGAGCAAGCAAAACAGCTTTTTGTTGATCAACTGCTCATTACTAAACAACCGCGCATTAGTAAACAAACTCATAATGAAACCGGCAATACAGCGACTACTCACTCTATTGGCAACATCGAGCCAGACAAGCATCAAGCCTTCATTGAGATGCTGAGTCGCTTTGAAGAGTGGCATTACACGATCGATACCTCGCCAAAAGTCATTGTGTTGGATACTCGAACG
Coding sequences:
- a CDS encoding alkaline phosphatase D family protein translates to MKPSTTSSLPLLLAGPILRKTTATEVVLWLVTSSPLKGRAELHIQETGFSNEKEHSEAEQDQPFYTSSLEEHDSIQIGTHAWVTLIRLQGEFPTNTLLEYDIHTESGSLKELAPHLVYNGKSRVQFKISTSADYILHGSCRNPHHPSKDSLVAADNKMAEQTVAERPDMLMMSGDQIYADHVAGPTLDAIQQVIQRLGLVGESLPTDSQIKQINSSDALYNSEYHLYQRHHYLPHHTASESMLDKFFPNRGVPIFSSTDCENHLVTLSEFIAMYLLVWSPTLWQCVNRERLIENNFTQGGRQLTPTEQQQWRDESVIMDDFIAGLPQVQRLFAHIPTYMIFDDHDVTDDWNLTVGWEHAVDQNQFATQVIGNGLAAYWMCQGWGNKPESFDETFIEQAKQLFVDQLLITKQPRISKQTHNETGNTATTHSIGNIEPDKHQAFIEMLSRFEEWHYTIDTSPKVIVLDTRTRRWRSESRMNKPSGLMDWEALIEFQHQLMNQDKVVIVSAAPMFGVKFIETLQKMATTIGKPLVIDAENWMAHPGSANTLISIFTHTKTPTNFVVLSGDVHYSFAYDIKLRYRRNSPNIYQITCSGIKNQFPAPLLKFCDVWDRLLYSPRSVLNYFTKRKRLKIEKRSPDNQTFYRLSNRSAIGELRLDTDGKPQSITTLSGDGKVTRFPEPD